One genomic region from Anguilla rostrata isolate EN2019 chromosome 2, ASM1855537v3, whole genome shotgun sequence encodes:
- the LOC135248008 gene encoding troponin T, slow skeletal muscle-like isoform X1 codes for MSDVEGEYEEQPEEERPRYKTMASQLSAPKIPDGERVDFDDIHRKRMEKDLLELQTLIEVHFDHRKKEEEELIGLKERIENRRSARAEQQRVRAEKERDRQTRIAEERQRKEDEEAKKRADDDAKKKKVLSNMGAHFGGFLAKAEQRKGRSQTGREIKKKTLAERRKPLGIENLREDGLRERAKEMWERVYQLESEKFDLMQQIRGQRYEITVLLNRISHAQKFKKILGKGKVGGRWK; via the exons ATGTCTGATGTAGAGGGTGAATATGA GGAGCAGCCTGAGG AGGAACGCCCACGATACAA GACCATGGCCTCCCAGCTTTCTGCTCCTAAAATCCCTGACGGGGAGAGAGTGGACTTTGAT GACATTCACAGGAAGAGGATGGAAAAGGACTTGCTGGAACTGCAGACACTGATTGAAGTCCACTTTGATCATCggaagaaggaagaggaggagcttaTTGGGCTGAAGGAAAGAATT GAGAACCGGAGGTCAGCTAGAGCGGAACAACAACGAGTTCGGgctgagaaggagagagacagacagacaagaatTGCG GAAGAGCGGCAGAGGAAAGAAGATGAGGAGGCAAAGAAAAGGGCAGACGATGacgccaaaaaaaagaaagtgctcTCTAACATGGGGGCTCACTTTGGGGGCTTTCTAGCTAAG GCAGAGCAGAGGAAGGGGAGGtcacagacagggagggagatCAAGAAGAAAACCCTGGCGGAGAGACGCAAACCTTTAGGTATTGAGAACCTGAGAGAGGATGGACTCAG GGAGCGGGCGAAGGAGATGTGGGAACGGGTCTATCAGCTGGAGTCTGAGAAATTTGACCTCATGCAGCAGATCAGAGGACAGAGATATGAG ATCACCGTTCTCTTGAACAGAATTTCCCATGCCCAGAAATT tAAGAAAATCCTTGGCAAGGGCAAAGTTGGGGGTCGCTGGAAGTAA
- the LOC135248008 gene encoding troponin T, slow skeletal muscle-like isoform X2 → MASQLSAPKIPDGERVDFDDIHRKRMEKDLLELQTLIEVHFDHRKKEEEELIGLKERIENRRSARAEQQRVRAEKERDRQTRIAEERQRKEDEEAKKRADDDAKKKKVLSNMGAHFGGFLAKAEQRKGRSQTGREIKKKTLAERRKPLGIENLREDGLRERAKEMWERVYQLESEKFDLMQQIRGQRYEITVLLNRISHAQKFKKILGKGKVGGRWK, encoded by the exons ATGGCCTCCCAGCTTTCTGCTCCTAAAATCCCTGACGGGGAGAGAGTGGACTTTGAT GACATTCACAGGAAGAGGATGGAAAAGGACTTGCTGGAACTGCAGACACTGATTGAAGTCCACTTTGATCATCggaagaaggaagaggaggagcttaTTGGGCTGAAGGAAAGAATT GAGAACCGGAGGTCAGCTAGAGCGGAACAACAACGAGTTCGGgctgagaaggagagagacagacagacaagaatTGCG GAAGAGCGGCAGAGGAAAGAAGATGAGGAGGCAAAGAAAAGGGCAGACGATGacgccaaaaaaaagaaagtgctcTCTAACATGGGGGCTCACTTTGGGGGCTTTCTAGCTAAG GCAGAGCAGAGGAAGGGGAGGtcacagacagggagggagatCAAGAAGAAAACCCTGGCGGAGAGACGCAAACCTTTAGGTATTGAGAACCTGAGAGAGGATGGACTCAG GGAGCGGGCGAAGGAGATGTGGGAACGGGTCTATCAGCTGGAGTCTGAGAAATTTGACCTCATGCAGCAGATCAGAGGACAGAGATATGAG ATCACCGTTCTCTTGAACAGAATTTCCCATGCCCAGAAATT tAAGAAAATCCTTGGCAAGGGCAAAGTTGGGGGTCGCTGGAAGTAA
- the LOC135248007 gene encoding dynein axonemal assembly factor 3-like isoform X1, with product MCAGRTVEGAGCVTWWGFSPALDLLNVGPRRPQGKQNILLVGSGDPRHILKTIAGLKDTDTLHVWVVENSLEIVARQLLLLSLALSPQHSMGLHEKTEVFLEVFGNSEIRCQSEQILKRTASQLSSAVTDTLNSSPSPCLDTTMLKFKDRDELDRIFKQWIHPPPCQPMSKLWDSRVRHHLGTRYDSRLGCFDWDLNMKLHQMGCGVISKQQYVRWRETGVAFEMREGLYQTTNHSLLSTRIFNRRGDRLGIRGYWGDIVSSPYLSFGIETDNKALLQIQNGKHTKTAQDVSYHNVQELFQALACRSDVPSNQQGTQERQGQDPSANHRTSSRLPEASQRSPDNELLCLDGVNVTFLPVDALSKLPNKQRFSRLFNTIYCSASLVHQLGPSLRQVTAPDAVLVVELAKYLLELSKDQVKGFAEKVDDITREAGFESANAEKSDVYSTYTLQKM from the exons GCCCAAGAAGACCGCAAGggaaacagaacattttactggTGGGTAGTGGAGACCCCCGGCACATTCTCAAAACCATTGCTGGCCTGAAAGACACTGACACTCTGCAT gtgtgggtggtgGAGAACAGTCTGGAGATAGTGGCTCGGCAACTTTTGCTCctgtctctggctctctctccccagcacAGCATGGGGCTCCACG AAAAGACGGAAGTGTTCTTGGAAGTGTTTGGGAACAGTGAGATCCGCTGTCAGTCGGAGCAGATACTTAAACGAACAGCGTCGCAGCTCTCTTCGGctgtcacagacacactgaactcttCCCCCAGCCCATGCCTGGACACCACAATGCTCAAG TTTAAGGACAGAGATGAACTGGACAGGATATTCAAGCAATGGATCCACCCGCCCCCCTGTCAGCCCATGTCAAAACTTTGGGACAGTCGAGTCCGTCACCACTTGGGCACCCGATATGACTCGAGACTGGGGTGCTTTGACTGGGATCTCAACATGAAACTGCATCAGATGGGT tgtggcGTTATTAGCAAACAGCAGTACGTCAGATGGAGGGAAACGGGGGTGGCTTTTGAGATGAGGGAGGGCCTTTATCAAACCACCAATCACAGCTTGCTCTCTACACGCATATTCAATCGT AGGGGTGACAGGCTAGGAATTCGAGGGTACTGGGGAGACATTGTGTCTAGCCCCTATCTTTCCTTTGGTATTGAAACGGACAACAAGGCTCTACTCCAGATACAGAATGGGAAACACACCAAG ACAGCCCAGGATGTCTCCTATCACAATGTTCAGGAGCTGTTCCAGGCTCTCGCCTGCAGGAGTGACGTGCCCTCCAATCAGCAAGGCACCCAGGAAAGACAGGGGCAAGACCCCTCGGCCAATCATAGAACCTCATCACGTCTGCCAGAGGCCAGTCAGAGATCTCCTGATAATG AGCTCTTGTGCTTAGATGGAGTGAATGTGACTTTTCTGCCTGTGGACGCACTGTCAAAACTGCCAAACAAACAGAGGTTCTCCCGTCTCTTCAACACTATATATTGTTCGGCCAG CTTGGTTCACCAGCTGGGTCCCTCGCTGAGACAGGTCACAGCCCCTGATGCTGTTCTTGTGGTGGAGCTGGCCAA GTACTTGCTGGAACTTTCAAAGGATCAAGTTAAGGGATTTGCAGAGAAGGTGGATGACATTACCCGAGAGGCAGGGTTTGAGTCTGCAAATGCAGAAAAGAGTGATGTATACTCAACATACACACTACAAAAGATGTGA
- the LOC135248007 gene encoding dynein axonemal assembly factor 3-like isoform X3, whose translation MCAGRTVEGAGCVTWWGFSPALDLLNVGPRRPQGKQNILLVWVVENSLEIVARQLLLLSLALSPQHSMGLHEKTEVFLEVFGNSEIRCQSEQILKRTASQLSSAVTDTLNSSPSPCLDTTMLKFKDRDELDRIFKQWIHPPPCQPMSKLWDSRVRHHLGTRYDSRLGCFDWDLNMKLHQMGCGVISKQQYVRWRETGVAFEMREGLYQTTNHSLLSTRIFNRRGDRLGIRGYWGDIVSSPYLSFGIETDNKALLQIQNGKHTKTAQDVSYHNVQELFQALACRSDVPSNQQGTQERQGQDPSANHRTSSRLPEASQRSPDNELLCLDGVNVTFLPVDALSKLPNKQRFSRLFNTIYCSASLVHQLGPSLRQVTAPDAVLVVELAKYLLELSKDQVKGFAEKVDDITREAGFESANAEKSDVYSTYTLQKM comes from the exons GCCCAAGAAGACCGCAAGggaaacagaacattttactg gtgtgggtggtgGAGAACAGTCTGGAGATAGTGGCTCGGCAACTTTTGCTCctgtctctggctctctctccccagcacAGCATGGGGCTCCACG AAAAGACGGAAGTGTTCTTGGAAGTGTTTGGGAACAGTGAGATCCGCTGTCAGTCGGAGCAGATACTTAAACGAACAGCGTCGCAGCTCTCTTCGGctgtcacagacacactgaactcttCCCCCAGCCCATGCCTGGACACCACAATGCTCAAG TTTAAGGACAGAGATGAACTGGACAGGATATTCAAGCAATGGATCCACCCGCCCCCCTGTCAGCCCATGTCAAAACTTTGGGACAGTCGAGTCCGTCACCACTTGGGCACCCGATATGACTCGAGACTGGGGTGCTTTGACTGGGATCTCAACATGAAACTGCATCAGATGGGT tgtggcGTTATTAGCAAACAGCAGTACGTCAGATGGAGGGAAACGGGGGTGGCTTTTGAGATGAGGGAGGGCCTTTATCAAACCACCAATCACAGCTTGCTCTCTACACGCATATTCAATCGT AGGGGTGACAGGCTAGGAATTCGAGGGTACTGGGGAGACATTGTGTCTAGCCCCTATCTTTCCTTTGGTATTGAAACGGACAACAAGGCTCTACTCCAGATACAGAATGGGAAACACACCAAG ACAGCCCAGGATGTCTCCTATCACAATGTTCAGGAGCTGTTCCAGGCTCTCGCCTGCAGGAGTGACGTGCCCTCCAATCAGCAAGGCACCCAGGAAAGACAGGGGCAAGACCCCTCGGCCAATCATAGAACCTCATCACGTCTGCCAGAGGCCAGTCAGAGATCTCCTGATAATG AGCTCTTGTGCTTAGATGGAGTGAATGTGACTTTTCTGCCTGTGGACGCACTGTCAAAACTGCCAAACAAACAGAGGTTCTCCCGTCTCTTCAACACTATATATTGTTCGGCCAG CTTGGTTCACCAGCTGGGTCCCTCGCTGAGACAGGTCACAGCCCCTGATGCTGTTCTTGTGGTGGAGCTGGCCAA GTACTTGCTGGAACTTTCAAAGGATCAAGTTAAGGGATTTGCAGAGAAGGTGGATGACATTACCCGAGAGGCAGGGTTTGAGTCTGCAAATGCAGAAAAGAGTGATGTATACTCAACATACACACTACAAAAGATGTGA
- the LOC135248007 gene encoding dynein axonemal assembly factor 3-like isoform X4 translates to MCNLVGVQPCARPPQCPRRPQGKQNILLVWVVENSLEIVARQLLLLSLALSPQHSMGLHEKTEVFLEVFGNSEIRCQSEQILKRTASQLSSAVTDTLNSSPSPCLDTTMLKFKDRDELDRIFKQWIHPPPCQPMSKLWDSRVRHHLGTRYDSRLGCFDWDLNMKLHQMGCGVISKQQYVRWRETGVAFEMREGLYQTTNHSLLSTRIFNRRGDRLGIRGYWGDIVSSPYLSFGIETDNKALLQIQNGKHTKTAQDVSYHNVQELFQALACRSDVPSNQQGTQERQGQDPSANHRTSSRLPEASQRSPDNELLCLDGVNVTFLPVDALSKLPNKQRFSRLFNTIYCSASLVHQLGPSLRQVTAPDAVLVVELAKYLLELSKDQVKGFAEKVDDITREAGFESANAEKSDVYSTYTLQKM, encoded by the exons GCCCAAGAAGACCGCAAGggaaacagaacattttactg gtgtgggtggtgGAGAACAGTCTGGAGATAGTGGCTCGGCAACTTTTGCTCctgtctctggctctctctccccagcacAGCATGGGGCTCCACG AAAAGACGGAAGTGTTCTTGGAAGTGTTTGGGAACAGTGAGATCCGCTGTCAGTCGGAGCAGATACTTAAACGAACAGCGTCGCAGCTCTCTTCGGctgtcacagacacactgaactcttCCCCCAGCCCATGCCTGGACACCACAATGCTCAAG TTTAAGGACAGAGATGAACTGGACAGGATATTCAAGCAATGGATCCACCCGCCCCCCTGTCAGCCCATGTCAAAACTTTGGGACAGTCGAGTCCGTCACCACTTGGGCACCCGATATGACTCGAGACTGGGGTGCTTTGACTGGGATCTCAACATGAAACTGCATCAGATGGGT tgtggcGTTATTAGCAAACAGCAGTACGTCAGATGGAGGGAAACGGGGGTGGCTTTTGAGATGAGGGAGGGCCTTTATCAAACCACCAATCACAGCTTGCTCTCTACACGCATATTCAATCGT AGGGGTGACAGGCTAGGAATTCGAGGGTACTGGGGAGACATTGTGTCTAGCCCCTATCTTTCCTTTGGTATTGAAACGGACAACAAGGCTCTACTCCAGATACAGAATGGGAAACACACCAAG ACAGCCCAGGATGTCTCCTATCACAATGTTCAGGAGCTGTTCCAGGCTCTCGCCTGCAGGAGTGACGTGCCCTCCAATCAGCAAGGCACCCAGGAAAGACAGGGGCAAGACCCCTCGGCCAATCATAGAACCTCATCACGTCTGCCAGAGGCCAGTCAGAGATCTCCTGATAATG AGCTCTTGTGCTTAGATGGAGTGAATGTGACTTTTCTGCCTGTGGACGCACTGTCAAAACTGCCAAACAAACAGAGGTTCTCCCGTCTCTTCAACACTATATATTGTTCGGCCAG CTTGGTTCACCAGCTGGGTCCCTCGCTGAGACAGGTCACAGCCCCTGATGCTGTTCTTGTGGTGGAGCTGGCCAA GTACTTGCTGGAACTTTCAAAGGATCAAGTTAAGGGATTTGCAGAGAAGGTGGATGACATTACCCGAGAGGCAGGGTTTGAGTCTGCAAATGCAGAAAAGAGTGATGTATACTCAACATACACACTACAAAAGATGTGA
- the LOC135248007 gene encoding dynein axonemal assembly factor 3-like isoform X2 produces MCNLVGVQPCARPPQCPRRPQGKQNILLVGSGDPRHILKTIAGLKDTDTLHVWVVENSLEIVARQLLLLSLALSPQHSMGLHEKTEVFLEVFGNSEIRCQSEQILKRTASQLSSAVTDTLNSSPSPCLDTTMLKFKDRDELDRIFKQWIHPPPCQPMSKLWDSRVRHHLGTRYDSRLGCFDWDLNMKLHQMGCGVISKQQYVRWRETGVAFEMREGLYQTTNHSLLSTRIFNRRGDRLGIRGYWGDIVSSPYLSFGIETDNKALLQIQNGKHTKTAQDVSYHNVQELFQALACRSDVPSNQQGTQERQGQDPSANHRTSSRLPEASQRSPDNELLCLDGVNVTFLPVDALSKLPNKQRFSRLFNTIYCSASLVHQLGPSLRQVTAPDAVLVVELAKYLLELSKDQVKGFAEKVDDITREAGFESANAEKSDVYSTYTLQKM; encoded by the exons GCCCAAGAAGACCGCAAGggaaacagaacattttactggTGGGTAGTGGAGACCCCCGGCACATTCTCAAAACCATTGCTGGCCTGAAAGACACTGACACTCTGCAT gtgtgggtggtgGAGAACAGTCTGGAGATAGTGGCTCGGCAACTTTTGCTCctgtctctggctctctctccccagcacAGCATGGGGCTCCACG AAAAGACGGAAGTGTTCTTGGAAGTGTTTGGGAACAGTGAGATCCGCTGTCAGTCGGAGCAGATACTTAAACGAACAGCGTCGCAGCTCTCTTCGGctgtcacagacacactgaactcttCCCCCAGCCCATGCCTGGACACCACAATGCTCAAG TTTAAGGACAGAGATGAACTGGACAGGATATTCAAGCAATGGATCCACCCGCCCCCCTGTCAGCCCATGTCAAAACTTTGGGACAGTCGAGTCCGTCACCACTTGGGCACCCGATATGACTCGAGACTGGGGTGCTTTGACTGGGATCTCAACATGAAACTGCATCAGATGGGT tgtggcGTTATTAGCAAACAGCAGTACGTCAGATGGAGGGAAACGGGGGTGGCTTTTGAGATGAGGGAGGGCCTTTATCAAACCACCAATCACAGCTTGCTCTCTACACGCATATTCAATCGT AGGGGTGACAGGCTAGGAATTCGAGGGTACTGGGGAGACATTGTGTCTAGCCCCTATCTTTCCTTTGGTATTGAAACGGACAACAAGGCTCTACTCCAGATACAGAATGGGAAACACACCAAG ACAGCCCAGGATGTCTCCTATCACAATGTTCAGGAGCTGTTCCAGGCTCTCGCCTGCAGGAGTGACGTGCCCTCCAATCAGCAAGGCACCCAGGAAAGACAGGGGCAAGACCCCTCGGCCAATCATAGAACCTCATCACGTCTGCCAGAGGCCAGTCAGAGATCTCCTGATAATG AGCTCTTGTGCTTAGATGGAGTGAATGTGACTTTTCTGCCTGTGGACGCACTGTCAAAACTGCCAAACAAACAGAGGTTCTCCCGTCTCTTCAACACTATATATTGTTCGGCCAG CTTGGTTCACCAGCTGGGTCCCTCGCTGAGACAGGTCACAGCCCCTGATGCTGTTCTTGTGGTGGAGCTGGCCAA GTACTTGCTGGAACTTTCAAAGGATCAAGTTAAGGGATTTGCAGAGAAGGTGGATGACATTACCCGAGAGGCAGGGTTTGAGTCTGCAAATGCAGAAAAGAGTGATGTATACTCAACATACACACTACAAAAGATGTGA